The following are from one region of the Gossypium hirsutum isolate 1008001.06 chromosome D03, Gossypium_hirsutum_v2.1, whole genome shotgun sequence genome:
- the LOC107950221 gene encoding G-type lectin S-receptor-like serine/threonine-protein kinase At1g34300, producing the protein MMMKQKSLSFFLFLYLLTSFFIASSATISLGSSITPSSPPLTWHSSNSTFSISFIPSASSNSLLAAITYAGGVPIWTAGNGTTVDSAGSLRLLSNGALHLVNGSGAVVWDSGTANQGVSSASLEESGELRLLGNGSSVVWSSFDHPTDTIVPTQNFTVGRVLRSGLYTFYLQRSGNLTLRWNDSIVYWTEGLNSSFDANLTSPSLGLLTIGILNLFDPSLSTGSIVAYSSDYAEGSNILRFLRLDEDGNLRIYSSSQGSGTITPRWSAVLDQCDVFGYCGNMGICSYNDTSPICGCPSENFELVDVNDRRQGCKRKREIEDCPGSAAMLELDHAEFLTYSPELSSQVFFIGISACKLNCLVSASCVASTSLSDGSGVCFLKTTEFVSGYQSAPLPSTSYVKVCGPILPNPSPFADNVENGNGWRVHGWVVVVVIVATVLVLIALEGSLWWWCCRNSPKFGGLSAQYALLEYASGAPVQFSYKELQRLTKGFKEKLGAGGFGAVYKGVLANRTVMAVKQLEGIEQGEKQFRMEVATISSTHHLNLVRLIGFCSEGRHRLLVYEFMKNGSLDNFLFTTEEHSGKMLSWEYRYNVALGTARGITYLHEECRDCIVHCDIKPENILLDENFNAKVSDFGLAKLINPKDHRYRTLTSVRGTRGYLAPEWLANLPITSKSDVYSYGMVLLEIVTGRRNFDVSADTNRKKFSVWAYEEFEKGNIEGIVDKKLRSLDVDMEQITRAIQVSFWCIQEQPSHRPMMGKVVQMLEGITDIERPPAPKSATEGSISGTSINVSSNISAFSTSAVSAPAPSSSSSLQTVGISPLASGMISSEKQSSSLIQPDMKC; encoded by the coding sequence ATGATGATGAAACAAAAGAGCCTCTCTTTCTTTCTATTCCTTTACCTCTTAACTTCCTTCTTTATTGCTTCATCGGCCACAATCTCGTTAGGCTCCTCCATCACCCCCTCATCCCCACCCCTAACATGGCACTCTTCCAATTCCACTTTCTCCATTTCCTTCATTCCCTCTGCTTCTTCCAACTCTCTCCTCGCTGCCATCACGTATGCAGGTGGGGTTCCTATTTGGACTGCTGGAAATGGCACCACCGTTGACTCTGCTGGTTCCCTCCGTTTACTCTCCAACGGAGCTCTTCATCTTGTCAATGGTTCTGGCGCTGTCGTTTGGGACTCTGGCACTGCCAATCAGGGTGTTTCCTCTGCTTCCTTGGAAGAATCCGGGGAACTCCGGCTATTGGGCAATGGCAGTTCTGTAGTTTGGTCTTCATTTGACCATCCAACGGATACCATCGTTCCGACTCAGAATTTCACTGTTGGCAGAGTTCTAAGATCTGGGTTGTATACCTTTTATCTTCAAAGGTCAGGGAATTTAACTTTGAGATGGAATGATAGTATTGTTTATTGGACCGAAGGGTTGAATTCTTCTTTTGATGCAAATTTAACTTCACCGAGTTTAGGGTTGCTAACTATTGGTATTTTGAATTTGTTTGATCCTAGTTTGAGTACTGGGTCAATTGTCGCTTACAGTAGTGATTATGCGGAAGGGAGTAATATTTTGAGGTTTTTAAGGTTAGATGAGGATGGGAATCTAAGGATTTATAGTTCTTCTCAAGGTAGTGGGACTATAACTCCGAGATGGTCCGCAGTTTTAGATCAGTGTGATGTTTTTGGTTACTGTGGGAATATGGGAATTTGTAGTTATAATGATACGAGCCCAATTTGCGGGTGTCCTTCAGAGAATTTTGAGTTGGTGGATGTGAATGATAGGAGGCAAGGGTGTAAGAGGAAAAGGGAGATAGAGGATTGTCCAGGGAGTGCTGCTATGTTGGAACTGGATCATGCTGAGTTTTTGACTTATTCGCCTGAGTTGTCTTCTCAGGTTTTCTTTATTGGGATATCAGCTTGTAAATTGAATTGTCTTGTCAGCGCTTCTTGTGTTGCTTCCACTTCTTTGTCGGATGGATCAGGGGTCTGTTTCTTGAAAACTACTGAGTTTGTGAGTGGGTATCAGAGTGCACCACTTCCTAGTACTTCTTATGTTAAGGTTTGTGGACCAATATTACCAAACCCATCTCCTTTTGCGGATAATGTAGAGAATGGGAATGGTTGGAGGGTGCATGGCTGGGTTGTAGTGGTTGTGATTGTGGCTACCGTGTTGGTTTTGATTGCATTGGAAGGCAGTTTATGGTGGTGGTGCTGCAGAAACAGTCCCAAATTTGGGGGTCTATCAGCTCAATATGCTCTTCTTGAGTATGCGTCTGGTGCTCCTGTTCAGTTCTCATATAAGGAGCTTCAGCGCTTAACCAAGGGATTTAAGGAAAAGCTTGGAGCCGGAGGGTTTGGGGCTGTATATAAAGGAGTTCTTGCTAACAGAACTGTTATGGCAGTGAAGCAACTAGAAGGTATTGAGCAGGGTGAAAAGCAGTTTAGAATGGAGGTTGCAACCATCAGTAGCACCCACCATTTAAACTTGGTGAGATTGATCGGTTTTTGCTCTGAGGGCCGTCACAGGCTTTTAGTTTACGAGTTTATGAAAAATGGGTCTCTAGATAACTTCCTTTTTACCACAGAAGAGCACTCAGGAAAGATGTTGAGCTGGGAATACCGTTATAATGTTGCTCTTGGAACTGCAAGGGGAATCACATACCTTCATGAGGAGTGTAGGGACTGCATTGTTCATTGCGATATAAAGCCTGAGAACATTCTCTTGGATGAAAATTTCAATGCCAAAGTGTCAGATTTCGGACTTGCCAAACTTATAAATCCCAAAGACCATAGATACCGAACACTGACAAGTGTTAGGGGGACAAGGGGCTATTTGGCACCTGAATGGCTTGCAAACCTTCCAATAACTTCAAAATCTGATGTTTATAGTTATGGGATGGTCTTGTTGGAGATAGTGACTGGAAGAAGGAATTTTGATGTTTCAGCGGACACAAATAGGAAAAAGTTCTCTGTGTGGGCTTATGAAGAATTTGAGAAGGGTAATATAGAGGGAATTGTTGATAAAAAGCTTCGTAGTCTAGATGTGGACATGGAGCAAATAACTAGGGCAATTCAGGTTAGTTTCTGGTGCATCCAGGAACAGCCTTCTCATCGGCCAATGATGGGAAAAGTGGTTCAGATGCTGGAAGGAATCACAGATATTGAGAGACCGCCAGCACCAAAATCTGCCACCGAAGGTTCTATAAGCGGAACCAGCATAAACGTGAGCAGTAATATCAGCGCTTTCTCAACTTCTGCTGTTTCCGCCCCAGCTCcctcatcatcatcttcattgcAAACAGTTGGGATTTCTCCCTTAGCTTCAGGAATGATTTCTTCAGAAAAGCAGTCATCATCCCTGATACAGCCTGACATGAAATGCTAA
- the LOC107949954 gene encoding mediator of RNA polymerase II transcription subunit 15: protein MGFDNECILNIQSLAGEYFCPVCRLLVYPNEALQSQCTHLYCKPCLTYVVSTTRACPYDGYLVTEADSKPLVESNKALADTIGKISVHCLYHRSGCTWQGPLSECTAHCSGCVFGNSPVVCNRCGVQIVHRQVQEHAQNCPRVQPQAQQAEGGQEISASGTTAAADQTQVASQAQASQATTSSTPVQGLNPQANPNPQSQAASQVAVVSSEQWSQQQSQQYYQQYSGYDPYYQQYYPYQQQTFPQQQPLQVNASQMAGQNPIYPQTQPQPQLQPQLQAQTHSHLSVQVPVAAQPQNQAQANQQQQTHHTMPPHSQIPAQTYPTTQGHSQPQVQPLTQAQPYPQVQTIQPQLQHGLMPQYQQHHSQIQLPQPQLHPVPQAQPHSQAQPQAQQLQPLPPPPPQPLLQPHPQPSQPLNPNLLPQTQHPAAQAVTGHQSYSQSQPHQQMQLVTPQNPMHMPAQSGLHPQQHPAEMQNSYPQQPPQMRPPQSHAQIPNQQQPGLLPLPGPMLQQAHHHSLQHPLSVQTQSVMQPPTSLMSQQYMQQQQSLQPPSTQPMGLVQPQMHQQGPFVQQQQSLQSQIRPPGPPQSFLQPPHAYPQPQQNVAGSHAVQPYPTPTLTGRPMTPNHGLQSQPYPQSAPGMLVKPMQLGVNQPSSYQNNVLRTNNQSGLNSQPISEVPGDHGTLHVAEQKADLSSQGFAKKEDNEFDVASSLGSDVVKTNSSKSNSDMKSIDEKPAGDVGDNSSGFDISTKVTQESRRTDLVLNRDTFSKNMVKGEAIEDQKDVDNVERKAEENKIKDGPLLKTPTLQEAKLGEEQNGKMQRERIQPQDQGTAKGPTGNEFTGIPPSSQVQPGSFPQQPLQIPYGSNSNQQKSAASAMLQAPPPGLPPNQVRPQGPGQTLVPPENFAPSFGRGPSYGPQGPYNQGPVSGAPRIPQGETLLHPPFGPPSLNAFDSHGAPSYGPEGHLVQQRPANMLNFDQGQFDEDLKQFSRPSHLDTEPVPKYGSYFSSTRSIDRGPHGFAKDAGPWAHDKEPRGLNFDPMIGSGPSRFLPPYHPDDAGERPVGLPEDTLGRPDFLGTVTGYGRHRMDGFISRSPGREYSGISSHRFGGYPGDEIDGRERRFNDRFSGFPGHIHRGGFESSDHMAEHFGPDIRPPHFRRGEHFGRNNMPGQLRMEGPIGFGDFSSHEQMGEFDGPGNFRQPRLGEPGFRSSYSLREFPIDGGIYTGDMDSFENLRKRKPVSMGWCRICKVDCETVEGLDLHSQTREHQKMAMDMVAIIKQNAKKQKQTSSDHSLRNDSNKSRNAKFESHSNKIKS, encoded by the exons ATGGGATTTGATAATGAGTGCATACTGAATATCCAATCTCTGGCCGGAGAATACTTCTGTCCTGTTTGTCGCTTACTTGTCTACCCAAATGAAGCATTACAATCGCAATGCACCCATCTTTACTGCAAACCATGTTTAACATATGTTGTCAGCACCACTCGAGCTTGTCCTTATGATGGTTACTTGGTAACAGAAGCGGATTCTAAG CCGCTTGTTGAGTCAAATAAGGCACTTGCTGACACCATTGGGAAGATCAGTGTTCATTGCCTCTACCATAGGAGTGGCTGCACATGGCAGGGTCCGCTTTCTGAATGTACAGCTCATTGTTCTGGGTGTGTATTTGGCAATTCTCCCGTTGTATGTAATCGGTGTGGTGTTCAGATTGTGCATCGTCAAGTTCAAGAACATGCGCAAAATTGCCCT AGGGTGCAGCCTCAGGCACAGCAGGCTGAGGGCGGTCAGGAAATTTCAGCCTCAGGCACCACAGCAGCTGCTGATCAGACTCAGGTAGCTTCTCAGGCCCAGGCATCTCAAGCTACAACATCCAGTACACCTGTTCAGGGCCTCAATCCTCAGGCCAATCCAAATCCTCAGTCTCAAGCTGCCTCCCAGGTTGCTGTGGTTTCTTCAGAACAGTGGTCTCAACAACAGTCTCAGCAATACTACCAGCAGTATTCTGGATATGACCCATATTATCAACAATACTACCCATATCAACAGCAGACATTTCCACAGCAGCAACCTTTGCAGGTTAATGCATCACAAATGGCTGGACAGAATCCAATATACCCCCAGACACAACCCCAACCCCAACTCCAACCTCAACTACAGGCCCAGACTCATTCACACTTATCTGTTCAGGTGCCTGTGGCTGCTCAACCTCAGAACCAAGCACAAGCCAATCAACAGCAGCAAACTCACCATACGATGCCACCACACTCTCAAATTCCAGCACAAACTTACCCAACAACCCAGGGCCATTCCCAGCCTCAGGTTCAGCCACTTACTCAAGCTCAGCCTTATCCACAGGTCCAAACTATTCAACCTCAACTGCAACATGGGCTCATGCCTCAGTATCAGCAACATCATTCCCAGATTCAACTACCACAGCCCCAGCTTCATCCTGTTCCTCAAGCTCAACCTCATTCACAAGCTCAGCCACAGGCGCAGCAGCTGCAGCCTCTGCCCCCTCCCCCGCCGCAGCCCCTGCTGCAACCACATCCTCAACCAAGCCAGCCCTTGAATCCAAATTTGTTGCCTCAGACACAGCACCCTGCAGCCCAGGCTGTGACAGGTCATCAGTCTTATTCACAATCACAGCCTCACCAGCAAATGCAGCTGGTAACACCACAAAATCCCATGCACATGCCTGCACAAAGTGGCCTTCATCCACAGCAACATCCTGCTGAAATGCAGAATTCATACCCTCAGCAACCTCCTCAGATGCGCCCGCCCCAATCTCATGCTCAAATTCCAAACCAACAACAGCCTGGTTTGTTGCCTTTACCTGGTCCTATGCTGCAACAAGCTCATCATCATTCTCTTCAACATCCGCTTTCAGTTCAAACACAATCAGTTATGCAGCCTCCCACATCACTTATGTCTCAGCAATATATGCAGCAGCAACAGTCATTGCAACCTCCGTCAACCCAACCGATGGGCTTGGTTCAGCCTCAAATGCATCAGCAAGGCCCTTTTGTGCAGCAACAACAGTCATTGCAATCTCAAATACGCCCCCCAGGTCCCCCTCAGTCCTTTCTGCAGCCTCCTCATGCCTATCCACAACCGCAGCAAAATGTTGCAGGATCGCATGCTGTGCAGCCCTATCCAACGCCTACTCTTACTGGAAGACCTATGACACCAAATCATGGACTACAATCACAGCCGTATCCACAGTCTGCACCTGGTATGCTGGTTAAACCTATGCAGCTTGGTGTGAACCAGCCATCTTCTTATCAGAATAATGTGCTTAGAACCAACAATCAATCTGGATTAAATTCACAGCCAATATCAGAGGTGCCGGGAGATCATGGTACTTTACATGTGGCTGAGCAAAAAGCAGATTTATCTTCCCAGGGATTTGCTAAGAAGGAAGATAATGAGTTCGATGTGGCATCTAGTCTTGGAAGTGATGTGGTCAAGACTAATTCTTCAAAATCCAATAGTGATATGAAATCTATAGATGAAAAACCTGCTGGTGATGTCGGGGATAACAGTAGTGGGTTTGATATATCTACTAAGGTGACACAAGAATCTAGACGGACAGATCTTGTATTGAATAGAGATACTTTTTCTAAGAATATGGTCAAGGGTGAGGCTATTGAGGACCAGAAAGATGTTGACAATGTTGAGCGAAAGGccgaagaaaataaaattaaggatGGCCCTTTGCTGAAAACTCCCACGTTGCAGGAGGCTAAGCTTGGTGAAGAACAGAATGGGAAGATGCAGAGAGAAAGAATTCAACCTCAAGATCAAGGTACTGCTAAAGGTCCTACTGGAAATGAATTTACAGGTATCCCTCCATCTAGTCAGGTGCAGCCTGGCAGCTTTCCGCAGCAGCCCCTACAGATACCTTATGGGTCTAATAGTAACCAACAAAAATCTGCTGCTTCTGCAATGTTACAAGCACCTCCACCAGGACTTCCTCCCAATCAAGTTAGGCCTCAGGGCCCTGGACAGACATTAGTTCCACCTGAAAATTTTGCTCCTTCCTTTGGCAGAGGACCTAGTTATGGCCCTCAAGGGCCTTATAATCAAGGTCCTGTTTCTGGTGCTCCTAGGATACCTCAAGGTGAAACTCTTCTACATCCACCATTTGGTCCCCCATCTCTTAATGCTTTTGACTCGCATGGTGCACCATCATATGGCCCTGAGGGTCATTTGGTTCAGCAACGTCCTGCAAACATGTTGAATTTTGATCAGGGACAATTTGACGAAGATCTTAAACAATTTTCTAGGCCTTCTCATTTAGATACTGAGCCTGTTCCTAAATATGGGAGCTACTTTTCATCAACCAGATCTATTGATAGAGGTCCTCATGGTTTTGCTAAGGATGCAGGACCTTGGGCTCATGACAAGGAACCTCGCGGTCTGAATTTTGATCCTATGATTGGCTCTGGTCCTTCTCGATTCTTGCCACCATATCATCCTGATGATGCAGGAGAAAGACCAGTTGGTCTTCCTGAAGATACTCTAGGCAGACCAGATTTTCTTGGAACAGTTACTGGCTATGGTCGGCATCGTATGGATGGTTTTATCTCTAGAAGTCCAGGAAGAGAATACTCAGGTATTTCCTCACACAGATTTGGAGGATATCCTGGTGATGAGATAGATGGCAGGGAGCGCCGGTTCAATGATAGATTCTCTGGTTTTCCTGGGCATATACATAGGGGTGGGTTCGAGAGTTCTGACCACATGGCAGAGCATTTTGGTCCAGATATTCGACCTCCACACTTTAGAAGGGGTGAACATTTTGGTCGTAATAACATGCCTGGTCAGTTGCGGATGGAAGGACCTATTGGCTTTGGTGATTTTTCTAGCCATGAACAAATGGGGGAATTTGATGGGCCTGGAAACTTCCGTCAACCACGACTTGGAGAGCCAGGATTTAGAAGCAGCTATTCACTTCGAGAATTTCCTATTGATGGTGGAATCTATACA GGTGATATGGATTcatttgaaaatttgagaaaGAGAAAACCAGTGAGCATGGGTTGGTGCCGTATTTGTAAAGTGGACTGTGAAACAGTTGAAGGCTTGGACCTGCACTCACAAACAAGGGAGCACCAGAAGATGGCTATGGATATGGTTGCGATCATCAAACAAAATGcgaagaaacagaaaca AACCTCCAGTGATCACTCCCTACGCAATGATTCAAACAAGTCAAGGAATGCAAAATTTGAAAGCCACTCAAATAAGATTAAGTCTTGA